The Salinivibrio kushneri genomic interval GTTGATCCTTGTCATCGTGATTGGCTGGTTGAAGCCTTTACACTGTGCTTATCAACCAGCCACCCAACACGCAATGTACCGCGTGGCCGTTGCATCGGCGTGAGATCGTTTTTAATCGCAATGATTCAGCCCAGTGGTGTGAAATGCTAAACTAAGCCTCTTATTTTTGATGGCACAGCAAGGGGCAAGATTGTGACTGATACCCGTTTACCCGCTTATGCGACAACAGCAGACACACTGAGGGCTGATAGTTTGGCGGTAACGCCTGCAGAAATGCACGGTTTAATCGCTGGCATGCTCAGTGGCGGGCTAGAGCTGGAAGATGGTAGCTGGCTAACCATGCTTTATGATTACACCCATCAAGGGATGGGGTGGCCAACAGAGTCTAAGACACTTGCCATGCAAAGCTATCACCAGCTAAAAGCGCAGCTTACCGGCAGTGATCTTGATTTAGATATTTATGTCCCTGACGACGAACAATCCGGTGTCGTGGCTCGAGCCGAAGCACTGGTGGAGTGGATCAACGCGTTTTTAGCCGGTGTGGGATTGATCGGAACTAAAGGTCGCACCTTATCTAAGGATGTGACAGAAGCGTTGGGCGATCTTAAAGACGTGGCGCAGCTGGGTGTCGATGAAGATGGCGACATGCAAGAGCAAGCAGAGTTGCTTGAGCAGGTTGTCGAGCATGTGCGCGTGTGCAGCATGGTGGTGCATGCCGAACTTGGGGCGCGTCCGGACAGTGACGATACGCCTAAAACATTGCATTAATCTCAATGACGCGTTCAGATTGAGGCGTCAGTGACTCAGGGTGAGGAAAGAGTGGGATGAAAGCCTATGACATAGTGATCGCAGGCGGCGCAATGGCCGGGGCGACTGCCGCACTGGCCTTAGACACATTGAGTGGCGGCACACTGCGTATTGCCGTGGTCGAGGCGATGGTGCCCGATCATCGCGAGCACCCAGGTTACGATGCACGCAGTATCGCATTAGCACAAGGCAGTTGTGCAGCCTTTGCGAGCTTAGGGCTTTGGGAGTCACTCGCCCCCTTTGGCACGCCGATTCAGCATATTCATGTGTCTGATCGTGGCCACGCCGGACAAACCCATATTGACGCACAGTCGCAGGGTGTGGCTTATCTTGGTCAAGTTATCGAGTTGGCGGATGCCGGAGCGGTGCTTCACCAAAAGTTGCAACACCGCGAGGCGATCGATGTGTTTTGCCCGGATGCCGTGATGGCGATTGAGCGAACGCCGGCGGCGGTAACGGTGCGATTAAAGCAGGGACAATCTCTGACTGCTTCGCTACTCATTGCGGCTGACGGTGGGCGCTCGTCTTGTTGCCAGCAGCTTAATATTCCGCGTCAGCAACACGATTTTGGTCAGGTGGCAGTGATTGCCAATGTATCAACCGCACTGCCTCATCAAGGCCACGCCTTTGAACGCTTTACTCAAACCGGCCCTGTGGCGCTGTTACCCATGTCGCAAGGGCGTTGCTCGTTGGTGTGGTGTATGACAGCCGAGCAAGCACAAGGGCTGATGCAAGTGAGTGATGATGCGTTTCTTCATCGCCTGCAGCAGGTGTTTGGCTGGCGTTTAGGCAAGTTGCTGCACGTTGGAGAGCGTCATGCGTATCCATTGACGCTTAACCAAGTGGTTCGCCCGGTGAGTCATCGTGTGGCCGTGGTGGGGAATGCGGCACAAAGCCTACACCCGATTGCCGGACAAGGCTTTAACCTTGGTTTGCGAGATGTGATGACGTTGGCTCACACGCTGACGGAGGCGGCATCGCGTGGTGATGATATCGGTGCGATGCCAACATTGATGGCGTACGCCAAACAACGAACACCAGACCGAGATGCCACAGTGGCATTGACATCAGGGTTGGTTCACCTCTTTTCCAATGATAGCCCGCTTCTGGCGGGGGCACGTAATGCCGGGTTAGGATTAATGTCAGCATTAGAGAGTATAAAACAACCGCTTGTGCAACGCACCATAGGATGGGTAGAACCGAGATGAAAATGATCAATGCCGATGTGGCCATTGTCGGTGGCGGCATGGTGGGGCTCACACTTGCCGCCTCCCTAGCCGACACGGATTTGCGGGTGGTGGTGATAGAAGGTAAAGCGCCGGAAACGACCTTAAACGACGTACCAGAGAACCGTGTCTCTGCCTTGAGCCGAGCGAGTGAAAACATACTGCGCACCCTGGATGTCTGGCCGGGCATCGCCTCACGGCGTGCGGCCAGTTACCAACAGATGCGGGTGTGGGAGAAAGACAGTTTTGCCGACATCCATTTTGATGCGCAGGCGTTTGGCCAGCAAAACCTCGGCCATATTGTTGAAAACCGTGTGATCCAGTTGGCTTTGCTCGATAAAGTGCAAACGCAGGACAATGTGACTGTGTTGATGCCGGCGCAATGCCAATCCATGCTGCAAGGAGAGAGCGAAACCTGGTTACAACTCGAGTCTGGGGACGGCGTGACGGCGAAACTGGTCGTGGGGGCTGATGGGGCGAGATCCTGGGTGCGTGAGCAAGCCGACTTCCCCTTGGTACAGCGTGACTATGGTCATCATGCAGTGGTGGCGACGGTGCGCACGGTGGAGCCGCATCAGGGCGTTGCACGACAAGTATTTACACCGGACGGCCCCCTTGCTTTCTTGCCACTTTCAGATCCGCATTTATGTTCAATTGTTTGGTCTGTTCCCCCAGAACAAGCGACGGATTACGTCGCGATGGACTCAGCGTCCTTTAACCGTGCCTTAACCGCTGCGTTTGATGTGCAACTCGGCCTATGTGAGGTAATAGGCCCACGCGCCAGTTACCCGCTTACCATGCGTTATGCCCAACACTTTGCGGCGCAGCGCCTGGCTCTGGTCGGTGATGCGGCGCACACTATCCATCCTCTGGCTGGGCAAGGGGTGAATCTGGGGATGCTCGACGCGGCCGCTTTGGCGCAAACACTGACGTCACTCGCCGACAAAGGGAAAGATATTGGCCATTACGCCGGCTTACGCCAGTATGAGCGTTGGCGTAAAGCGGAAGCGGTGCAGATGATTGCGGCGATGCAAGGGTTCCGCAGCTTGTTCGCAGGCGATAATCCGATGAAAAAGCTCGTCCGTGGCGTGGGCATGCGTGCGGTCAATCATTTGCCCGGCGCCAAGCAGCCGTTTATGGCGCGGGCGTTAGGGTTGGAGGGGAACCTGCCTGATCTGGCAAAGCCTACGACGCGCACGACCACTTTTTGATGATTGCGTGATGGCTGAAATTGGCGAAAAACAGAGAATATGCTAAATAGCACAAAGACCATTGCCGAGTCGGCATGCGATCAGGTTGTGAGAGATGTTGAATGTACCGATTGACGGTGTGAGTTGTCATTGGGTGTAACAAGGAACAAGATTATGAGTGATATCCCATCTGAATTAAAATTTACCGCTACACACGAATGGGTTCGCCCTGAAGGGGAAGGCCTATTTACCATTGGCATTTCTGATCACGCCCAGGCCCTACTGGGGGATATGGTGTTTATCGATTTGCCTGATGAAGATGACACTTTTGATGCGGGTGACGATTGCGCGGTTGCAGAGTCGGTAAAGGCGGCGTCGGATATCTATGCGCCCATTTCTGGTCAAGTCGTGGCCGTCAATGAAGAGTTAGATAGCGCCCCTGAACTGGTTAACAGCGACCCATACGGCGATGGTTGGTTGTTCCAGATTCAAGCGACAGATGAGTCTGAAATCGATAGCCTGCTCGATGCGCAAAGCTATGAAGAAACGTTAGGCGATCAAGACGCAGACTAAAGGGTCAGGGGGAAGCACGTATGCTATGCCTGTCCTTTTTATCTAAATAATAAACAGGGGCCCGTCTGACGAGCCCCTATTTGTATGGTACGGCGAAGTCAGTAAGCGGTCGGCAATGAGCCCGATTTTTCTGGCTCTCGAAGCCCGTCCTGATACACATCTCGAATCAACCCGTTAACTTCCTTCACGGTTCGGTAGTGACAGATGGTGGCGTGATCCGGTGCTTTTAACCAACCATTATCAAAATCAAATCGGCCTCTTCCTGCAATATAGACGCGACCCGAGAATAATCGTGTGACATGTTTGGCGACAAGCTTGGGGGAATAGCGATTAAAAACGCGCATAACCTCTTCTTACTGGTGTGAGTGGTTGTCACCCTATAGGGGTGTGAAAACGGCACCGATTGTGAAGTGGGTTTATGTCGCCGTGATGACACTGCCTAAAGAAATAATCACTTTATCCTTACCATAAATCCGCTTGGTTGAAAGCATCGACGCAGCACGGTTTCGCGCCTAATGCCGGTAAGTCGCTATCAATCAGCGATTGCGCCAGCCAACCGTGTGGGTAGCTTAATGTATGGGGTGGCACCACCTCGATATGGTCGGCTGGATGAAACCCAAGCTGAGTGTAGAAAGCGGGGTCGCCATAGGTCACCACCGCTTGATAACCCAATGTACGTAGCTGTTCGAGCCCAGCGTTGATTAATGCTTTTCCATGTCCTTGGCGCTGATAATCAGGGTAGATAGCCATCGGAGAGAGCAGTGCAACCTTGTCCGTATGTGGGTAGGTCAATCGTGAGAAAAAGACAGCCCCCACTAACTGCTCACCGTCAAGCATCCCCCAACCATGGCAGTCTTCACGAGGCGTTTCACCGAGCAGCTTATCGATTAAGTGATGAATAACTTCGCCGGTGTCGGCCCCCTCACTGTGCGTGAACGTTTCACTGACCCGTTGAGCAACGTAAGCAGGATTAAGGATCGACAGAGAGACGATGTTCATTAGGTTTCCTCTTGCGCGTGAGGCTGGGTAGATAACGCTTTCAGGGAAGCGACGCGCTTATCGACAATGGTGGTTATTTGGCCAATGAGCCACTGCATTTTGGGGTGACCGCTGGCTTGATGTCGCCATGCCAAGCCAATATCAAACCCTGGGACATCAATAGGAGGTGGGCTAAATGCCAGATGGTTAGCATCGTTAAAGGTATCAAGTCGCGCCATAAGCTCTGGTACGGTACACAGCAGTTGTCGCCCTTTTAGCAATTGCCTTACGGTTAAAAAGCGCTGCGATCCCATCACCACTTGTCGATGATAGCCTAGCGCTTCTAAACGCGCATCTATCGGGCTAGAAAGCTGGCCGTAAGTGCTCACCAAGGCGTGCGGCGTGGCGACAAAATCGGCCACGCTGATGGGGGCATCCAGTCCTGTACTTTGAGGGTCAAACAGACACACGTGTTGTTCGCGATATAATACCTGGCTGTCGAGAATATCGCTGTTTTCCGGGATCACGCCGATCACCGCGTCGACATCATCATTTTTAATCGCATCCAGACAGTGGCGACGATCGACTGGCCGTAAGCTAAGTTGTGCTAAAGGAAGTTGTTGGTTGAGGGTATCGAACAACGCCGGCGCGAAGATAAGCTCCGCGTAGTCGGTGAGTCCAAGGCGGATCTGACCATCAAAAAGGGCAGGTTCAAAAGCGGGCGGAGTCAGCACGTCCGTGGCGAGTGTGTCGAGTAGCGCCTCAATTTTAGGGGCGATATCGAGCGCGCGGGCGGTGGGCACCATTTGGTGTCCGCGCCGCTCAAAAAGGGGATCGTCTAGCATCGTACGCAGACGCGCCAAGCTGTGGCTCATGGCTGATTGACCCAGAGATAGGCGCTCTGCAGCCCCAGTCACACTGCGGGTTTCCATTAAAGTGACAAAGGTCACCAACAAGTTGAGATCGTATTTCCGCCAGTATTTTTGCGCCATCCGTTGCGTGACTCCTACATCTAACCGTCTTGAACGCGGCATATGTCGCCGCGCAGAGGCTGGCAAAGTACGAGAAGATCTTTCACTCTCACCCATAATCCGGCGTGAGGATCACCGCTGCTAATGGTGACCGTTTCATAGCGCCAGATCTGCTCATCAAACACCAACGCCAGATCCGGTGACAGTCCCAATGGCGCGACAGTGCCACGCGCGTAGCCGGTTGTGCTTTGCACTTGTTGTGCACTGGCAAGCGTCATTCGTCGGCATCCCAGCAGCTGGCGGACTTTGGGCGGGCTCACTTGTTGGTCGCCTGGTACGCAGGCCACCGCATAACACCCGCCCATATCGCGCAACACCATGGTTTTAAGCATCTGAGCAGGATCAATCCCCCGTTGTGCAGCGGTGTCTTCAATCGATTGGGTTGCGCGTGACTGCCACAGTATTTGGTAGCGAATATCGGCGCTATCGAGTGCGGCAGTCACGGGTGTTTGCCAATTGGGATCCGTGTGCACGGCTCAGTCGTCATCATCGAGTGAATAGGGGAGTGGCTCATGGTGCCATGCATGTGAGGGAGACTCAGCCAGGCGGAAAGCGGTGTCGTCGTCCAGGTTATTTGGTAGTACGGCTAACACGCTCGCATTACCATTCACATCGCGATAGCCAGCAATAACTGTCCCGCCTGAACGCCAATTGTCGCCCACCGCGCGTTCGATTTTATCGCCTGCAACAGGTGTGTGCTCGGCTTGGCCGCTGAGTTTGTACATGGCACGCTTGTTCATGCCTCGATACTTGGCTCGCGCCACAGTTTCTTGGCCGGTGTAACAGCCTTTGGTGAAGCTGATCGCATCCAGCGCCTGAAGGTTTAACGATTGCGGGATAAATTCGCCGCTGGTGGCCTGCTCAATACGGGGTAATGCGGCATCAATATCCCACTTATCCCAATACTCATGGGTAAGCAAGGTCGCAGAGGCTTGATTGATAAGCGCTGTGGCGTTGGCCGCGTCAACCACCAGTAACCAGCGGTGTGGTTCAATGTATACGGCGGTGCCCGCTTGCCCTTGGCGAACGTCACCTTGCGGGCCAAAGTGATCGGCCACCCATTTGTCTGCCTGCGTGCCAATCACACCGAGCAGTACGGCATCGACTTTTTCAAACGCAATCTTTGAAAAGATGGCGTACTTTTTCACCTCTTGAACTTGGGTGGCTTCAATCGAGGCCGGTTGCACCATGGCGAGCCCGTCTTGGTAATGGAAAAAACGCAGCACCGACCAGATTTTGCCTTTTGGATCGCAATGAGCGGCAAGGGTCGATTTATCCTCTGCAAGGCTGGCAATGTCGCAAGTGAGCTGACCTTGTAAGTAGCTTTTTGTATCGTCGCCGCTCACTTTAGTGATTGCCCAGTTATCAAGAGCAACTATCGCCAGTTCAGGCTGTGGGTCACTGGGGTGTGTATCCGCAGGCTCAAAGGCCACGGTTTGATACCATTCGCTCATAACACTCACGCTCTCTGTTGAGAAAATATAGACTCTGTCCCGTATACTAATAGGGAGGATAAAGCTTGTCAGCCTTTGTATTGTAGGGCTATTACGGTGTCTTGCTGATTAACGCTAGAGAGCTCTCAGATTCACCGTTTGTTTTCCGGCAAAAGTAGTCGCCTGATGGCGGCATTGATAGTATGCAAGCACTGACATCATTGATAGAGGTAAGCAATGGTTAACACCGAGGATAAAGCGCGGATTCGTTGGGCATGTCGTCGTGGCATGTTAGAGCTGGATGTGTTGGTTATGCCTTATTTTGAAGCCTGCTACGACACGCTAAATGAACAAGAAAAGCAGGATTTTGTCGCATTTTTGGAAAGCGCAGATCCGGATTTGTTTGCGTGGTTGATGGGGCATGGTAAACCTGACGACCCCAAGATGAAGTCTGTTGTCGATAAGGTCGTCGCTTATAACCGCAGTAAGTTACGTACATAGTCACCTACAGTGCCCGCGTTATGTCACTGTCTGCCTGGTTTTGCTGGGAACGATGGTGACTTGGCTGGCCATGGCGCATGTTTCCCTTCCTTTAAGTGCTCGTGCTGTGCTAACCCTTTGGGCGGTGCGAGACTTGCGCTTTTTCCATGCTCACCTCATCGGTAGCGAGGGGCCTTTTCGCTTTTCCTCTGACGCTTGGGCTGTGATGCCCAATGGACAGTATCGAAAATTATCCTGTGTTTATGCGACCCCATGGCTGCTGGTGCTGACCTCTCGTGTGGATGCGCAATACGTGTATATTTGGCGTCATGGCCTTCCAGATTATCATTTTCGTCTGATTTATCGGCACTGCTGTCAGCAAGGTCGGGATATAACGTGACATATTTGTGACAAACTGGTTGCGTGGCTTTACTTTTTCACTTTATCACCGATATTCAAGGGACACGGATAAAATCCATTCTGCTCAGATAATGCTGTAGGGTCGCTATGAATATTAAACAAAAACTTTTGTCACTCACCTTGATGTCGGTGTTGGCACTCCTCGCGGTGGCGGCGATTGCGTGGAAGGCGGAAACACGACTGCAAAAAATGCACAATCAGCTAACCACAGTCTCTGATCTTGAGGTGATATTGCTCAACTTACGCCGCAATGAGAAAGACTTTCTCGCGCGCATGGATCCTAAATACCTCTCCCGTTTTGATAATAATGTTGATGCGTTTAATCAGCTGCTGAGTGATTTCCGCGCCCGCAGTGCCTCTCTGGGGTTAGAGACCGCGACCATTGATAAAGTGAAAAGCGCGATGAAAGGATATGCTAGTGGGTTTCGTGATCTGGGTAAGGGCTACCAAACATTGGGGTTAACCCCTGAGCAGGGGATCCGCGGACAAATGCAAAACGCGAGCAAGAAAATGGTGGCAGCGACCCAAAATGACATTGTGCTGGAGAGTAGCGCTCGCCTGTTAGCCGCAGATGCCAAACTGTTTGTGCAAAGCAGTAACCTTGACTACATCGATGAATATCAAAGCCAAATGCAAGAGCTTGAAGATTACCTTCGTGGTGACCTACTGGCGTTGTTTCAAGCGCATCAGGCGCAAGTGGACCAAATTGTTGCCCAGAAAAAGACATTGGGGTTAGCGGCGGACAAAGGTTTGCTCGGACAAATTCGTGGCAAAACCCACCAAGTGGAAGAAATGTTTGATGTGCTAAGCCAAGAGTATGAGCAGGCCATCGAGCAAGCATTACGCCAAACCGTGACGTTTACTGGCTCGGCGGTATTGATACTGGCACTGATCATGACAGTGATTTCTTTATGGATGAACCGTGGCATTCAACAGCGTATTTACCGGTTCAGTGAGCAAATGGCCGCCATCACCAAGCAGCGGGATCTGACCTTGAGAGCGGATGAAAATGGGCGTGATGAGATCTCATTGATGGCTAAAGATGTCAATCAGATGCTCGCCAGTGTCCAGGCTATGGTGGTCGACGTGAGTCGCGCCATACAAGCGCTTAACCACAGTGCAGAGCAAGTTGAGTCGCGTACTGAAGCTACCGGGTCCGCATTGTCTACCCAGTTAGATGAAACCACCCATGCGGCGACCGCGATGAATGAGATGGAAAGTACGATTCGCGATATCGCGGGCAACACGGATCAGGCTGCGGAGAATGCGCGTACCAGTTTAAGTCGGGCCGAAAATGGACAAAAAGTGGTCGACGACACCAAGGCAATGATCATGACACTGGCAGACACGCTTAGTAATACCAGCAACGAGGTGCTTGAATTAAGTAAGCTGTCTGAAACCATCGGTTCAGTATTAGATGTGATTAAAGATATTTCTGAGCAAACCAACTTGCTGGCGCTTAACGCGGCGATTGAAGCGGCGCGCGCCGGTGAGCAAGGGCGTGGCTTTGCGGTGGTCGCTGATGAGGTGCGCCAGCTAGCGACCCGTACTCGTGAGTCGACCGATGAAATTTCTGGCATTATCACCTCGTTGCAAGAGCAAACCCAGTCGGTGTCTGAGCGTATGGAGCAAAGCCGAGAAGATGGGGAAACATCTGTGGGTAAAGTGGAAGCGGCCTCGCAAGAGCTATCGCAAATCATGGCCGATATGCAAAACATTATGGATATGAGCACCCACATTGCCACGGCGATCGAGCAACAAAGTTCGGTGGCGAAAGAAGTCAACCAAAACGTGCACAACATTCAAGATATCGCGCAAAACAGTACCGAACGCGCCAACCAGAACCGCGAAGCGGCACACAAGGTGGCCGAAGAAGCGGCGCACCTTGAGCGTGCAGTGAGCGAGTTTAAAAGCGAATAACCACGATGATATCCAGTAAAAAGGCCAGCCTCGTGAGGCTGGCCTTTATCGTTAAAGCAGCAGACGGCGCGAAACCCACTAGCAGGGCTGGTCCGGGGTTAACACGGTGGGACCGGATTGCTCGTTAGGCTCAGGGTAATCAATGGTGTAGTGAAGGCCTCGGCTTTCTTTGCGTTGCATGGCACAGCGAACCATGAGTTCTGCCACCTGTAAAAGGTTACGTAATTCCAACAGGTTGTTTGAGACCCGGAAATTCGCATAGTACTCATGTGTTTCTTGCTTGAGCAGCTCGATACGGCGTAGTGCTCGTTCTAACCGTTTGGTTGAGCGGACAATGCCCATGTAATCCCACATAAAAAGACGTAACTCATGCCAGTTGTGCTGGATCACCACTTCTTCGTCAGAACAAATGACCTGACTCTCATCCCAAGGGGGGAGTGCGGTATGGGGCTCGATATGGTCTGAGTGCGCTTTAATATGTTCAGCCGCTGACCACGCATACACCACACACTCTAGGAGCGAGTTAGAGGCCATACGGTTGGCACCATGCAAGCCGGTGTAGCTTACTTCCCCAATCGCGTATAAGCCGGGCAGGTCTGTGGTGCCGTTTTTATCCACCATCACGCCACCACAGGTGTAGTGGGCGGCAGGGACAATAGGGATCGGCTCTTTGGTCAGATCGATGCCGTATTGTTTGAGCTTTTCGTAAATGGTGGGGAAGTGTTTGATCACAAAGTCAGGGTCTTTGTGGCTGATGTCGAGATACATGCAGTCGGCGCCAAGGCGCTTCATCTCGTAATCAATCGCTCGGGCCACCACATCACGCGGGGCAAGCTCGCCGCGTGCGTCGAAGTCTGACATAAAGCGTGAGCCATCTGGGCGTTTTAAGTGTGCGCCTTCACCGCGTAACGCTTCCGTGAGCAAAAAGTTGCGCGCGTCTGGATGGTACAGGCACGTAGGATGAAACTGGTTGAATTCTAAGTTGGCGACGCGACAACCTGCCCGCCATGCCATGGCGATGCCATCACCGGATGACACATCGGGGTTAGAGGTGTATTGATACACTTTGGAAGCACCGCCAGTGGCGAGCACCACATAGTTAGTGCGCACGGTCTCAACCACTTCTTGGTTTCGGTTCCAGATGTAGGCCCCGAGCACGTGGTTAGCGCCACCCAATCCGACTTTTTTACGGGTGATGATATCCAGCGCATTGTGCCGTTCGAGCAGGGTGATATTTGGGTGCTGACGGACATTGTCTTGCAGAGAGTTTTGCACGGCCATCCCGGTGGCATCGGCGGTATGCAAGATACGGCGATGGCTATGGCCGCCTTCACGGGTTAAATGATACCGAGGGGTGTCGTCGTCGCTATCTTCTTGATCGAACGGAACACCGCCATCAATTAACCACTGCACGCAATCTTTAGCATTGCGAGCAATAAAGTCCACGACCTGGGTATCGCAGATACCTGCACCCGCGATTTGGGTATCTTCGACATGAGACTCGACCGAGTCTTGCTCGTCAAACACCGCGGCAATACCGCCCTGTGCGTAAAGCGTGGCCCCTTCACTGAGCGGGCCTTTGCTCAATACAATCACCTTGTGGGTTGGCGCTAAGCGGAGCGCCAGTGACAAGCCAGCGGCACCACTGCCGATAACTAGCACGTCACATTGATGTTCCTGGGTTGTGGTCGTCATGATCCCTAATCCTCTTTCTGCGCACCCAATGTTACACCAATTTGACGTAGCTGCGCGCGGTAAGATCAAATCCCGTACCGCTTGGGTGAAAGTTTGCAACCATGGCATGGTTCGGGCGACAATGCCCTCAGTCAAAGAGACCGTCTTTGACCATTCCGTCACAGTAATGTGATTCAACGCATAATAAAACCAACATGGTGAGGAACTTTTCGCCGGCTGGATTATCGAATCGTGTGCGAAAGCTCGCAAGCGGGTTTAACCGCGCTCTGACAACGTCGGGCCTAGAATTTCGATAATCGGGCGGAAAGATCAACCAAGGAGTAAACGCTCGAATGGGCGAGCAGCTAACCGACCAGGTTCTAATAGAACGTGTACAGAATGGTGACAAGCAAGCTTTCAATCTGTTAGTCGTCAAATATCAGAATAAGGTATGTAACCTTATCGCCCGCTATGTCGGTACACACAGTGGCGATATTCCAGATATTGCGCAAGAGGCGTTTATCAAAGCGTATCGTGCATTGCCGGGATTTCGGGGCGAGAGTGCGTTTTATACTTGGCTGTATCGCATTGCTGTGAACACCGCAAAAAACCATTTGGTGGCGCAAGGACGACGTCCGCCAGGCAGCGATATTGATGCCGACGAAGCAGAAAATTACGAAAGTGGGGGGTCTTTAAAAGAAATATCGAACCCTGAAAACTTGATGTTGTCAGATGAGTTAAGACAGGTGGTATTTTCGACCATAGAAACACTGCCTGACGACTTAAGAACCGCAATTACCTTACGGGAGCTCGATGGGCTCAGTTATGAGGAAATTGCACAGGTAATGGATTGTCCAGTCGGTACGGTGCGGTCGCGTATTTTCCGAGCGCGTGAAGCGGTTGAAAAACGCATCCGGCCACTGATGAAACGGTAACGAGTTTTACTGGCTGCATGACGGTGACTTGAATGACGGATAGAGAAAAAATTTCAGCGTTATTGGATGGCGAATTAGTGGATACGTCAGTGATCCACGAGATTGAGCGAGATGATAACGCGCAACAGGCTTGGGGGCGTTTTAGCACCATTCGCGATGTGATGCGTGGTGAGGCACCCAGCTCGTTGCAATGGAACATTGCCGATTCTGTAGCGTCCGCGCTGGAAGCAGAACCTGCTTATCAAGGCGATCACCT includes:
- a CDS encoding UPF0149 family protein → MTDTRLPAYATTADTLRADSLAVTPAEMHGLIAGMLSGGLELEDGSWLTMLYDYTHQGMGWPTESKTLAMQSYHQLKAQLTGSDLDLDIYVPDDEQSGVVARAEALVEWINAFLAGVGLIGTKGRTLSKDVTEALGDLKDVAQLGVDEDGDMQEQAELLEQVVEHVRVCSMVVHAELGARPDSDDTPKTLH
- the ubiH gene encoding 2-octaprenyl-6-methoxyphenyl hydroxylase, translating into MKAYDIVIAGGAMAGATAALALDTLSGGTLRIAVVEAMVPDHREHPGYDARSIALAQGSCAAFASLGLWESLAPFGTPIQHIHVSDRGHAGQTHIDAQSQGVAYLGQVIELADAGAVLHQKLQHREAIDVFCPDAVMAIERTPAAVTVRLKQGQSLTASLLIAADGGRSSCCQQLNIPRQQHDFGQVAVIANVSTALPHQGHAFERFTQTGPVALLPMSQGRCSLVWCMTAEQAQGLMQVSDDAFLHRLQQVFGWRLGKLLHVGERHAYPLTLNQVVRPVSHRVAVVGNAAQSLHPIAGQGFNLGLRDVMTLAHTLTEAASRGDDIGAMPTLMAYAKQRTPDRDATVALTSGLVHLFSNDSPLLAGARNAGLGLMSALESIKQPLVQRTIGWVEPR
- a CDS encoding FAD-dependent 2-octaprenylphenol hydroxylase, coding for MKMINADVAIVGGGMVGLTLAASLADTDLRVVVIEGKAPETTLNDVPENRVSALSRASENILRTLDVWPGIASRRAASYQQMRVWEKDSFADIHFDAQAFGQQNLGHIVENRVIQLALLDKVQTQDNVTVLMPAQCQSMLQGESETWLQLESGDGVTAKLVVGADGARSWVREQADFPLVQRDYGHHAVVATVRTVEPHQGVARQVFTPDGPLAFLPLSDPHLCSIVWSVPPEQATDYVAMDSASFNRALTAAFDVQLGLCEVIGPRASYPLTMRYAQHFAAQRLALVGDAAHTIHPLAGQGVNLGMLDAAALAQTLTSLADKGKDIGHYAGLRQYERWRKAEAVQMIAAMQGFRSLFAGDNPMKKLVRGVGMRAVNHLPGAKQPFMARALGLEGNLPDLAKPTTRTTTF
- the gcvH gene encoding glycine cleavage system protein GcvH; this translates as MPSELKFTATHEWVRPEGEGLFTIGISDHAQALLGDMVFIDLPDEDDTFDAGDDCAVAESVKAASDIYAPISGQVVAVNEELDSAPELVNSDPYGDGWLFQIQATDESEIDSLLDAQSYEETLGDQDAD
- a CDS encoding DUF1107 domain-containing protein, yielding MRVFNRYSPKLVAKHVTRLFSGRVYIAGRGRFDFDNGWLKAPDHATICHYRTVKEVNGLIRDVYQDGLREPEKSGSLPTAY
- a CDS encoding GNAT family N-acetyltransferase — protein: MNIVSLSILNPAYVAQRVSETFTHSEGADTGEVIHHLIDKLLGETPREDCHGWGMLDGEQLVGAVFFSRLTYPHTDKVALLSPMAIYPDYQRQGHGKALINAGLEQLRTLGYQAVVTYGDPAFYTQLGFHPADHIEVVPPHTLSYPHGWLAQSLIDSDLPALGAKPCCVDAFNQADLW
- a CDS encoding LysR family transcriptional regulator, whose amino-acid sequence is MAQKYWRKYDLNLLVTFVTLMETRSVTGAAERLSLGQSAMSHSLARLRTMLDDPLFERRGHQMVPTARALDIAPKIEALLDTLATDVLTPPAFEPALFDGQIRLGLTDYAELIFAPALFDTLNQQLPLAQLSLRPVDRRHCLDAIKNDDVDAVIGVIPENSDILDSQVLYREQHVCLFDPQSTGLDAPISVADFVATPHALVSTYGQLSSPIDARLEALGYHRQVVMGSQRFLTVRQLLKGRQLLCTVPELMARLDTFNDANHLAFSPPPIDVPGFDIGLAWRHQASGHPKMQWLIGQITTIVDKRVASLKALSTQPHAQEET
- a CDS encoding aminoacyl-tRNA deacylase — its product is MHTDPNWQTPVTAALDSADIRYQILWQSRATQSIEDTAAQRGIDPAQMLKTMVLRDMGGCYAVACVPGDQQVSPPKVRQLLGCRRMTLASAQQVQSTTGYARGTVAPLGLSPDLALVFDEQIWRYETVTISSGDPHAGLWVRVKDLLVLCQPLRGDICRVQDG
- the ygfZ gene encoding tRNA-modifying protein YgfZ, encoding MSEWYQTVAFEPADTHPSDPQPELAIVALDNWAITKVSGDDTKSYLQGQLTCDIASLAEDKSTLAAHCDPKGKIWSVLRFFHYQDGLAMVQPASIEATQVQEVKKYAIFSKIAFEKVDAVLLGVIGTQADKWVADHFGPQGDVRQGQAGTAVYIEPHRWLLVVDAANATALINQASATLLTHEYWDKWDIDAALPRIEQATSGEFIPQSLNLQALDAISFTKGCYTGQETVARAKYRGMNKRAMYKLSGQAEHTPVAGDKIERAVGDNWRSGGTVIAGYRDVNGNASVLAVLPNNLDDDTAFRLAESPSHAWHHEPLPYSLDDDD
- a CDS encoding FAD assembly factor SdhE, with product MVNTEDKARIRWACRRGMLELDVLVMPYFEACYDTLNEQEKQDFVAFLESADPDLFAWLMGHGKPDDPKMKSVVDKVVAYNRSKLRT